From a region of the Actinomadura luzonensis genome:
- the sepX gene encoding divisome protein SepX/GlpR has product MSSVLLYLAIVVMWLCVLIPMWLRKDKTNLAELAELEEYYTGEHQLPDLENLAAAAAAEGYEDDGAGPMTGEFEKVDVRQFRLRRRAIIVARRRRLLFFCALLVVASVVTAAVQMIPWWGVAPSVLVTAGYLCSLRVAVHVDRERRERARQARAAERQRRARQRRQVVEEPSAEVVELAALHEDVLFDQYAEPPRRAVGD; this is encoded by the coding sequence GTGAGCAGCGTCCTCCTCTACCTCGCCATCGTGGTGATGTGGCTGTGCGTCCTCATCCCGATGTGGCTGCGCAAGGACAAGACCAACCTCGCCGAGCTGGCCGAGCTCGAGGAGTACTACACCGGCGAGCACCAGCTCCCCGACCTCGAGAACCTGGCGGCCGCCGCGGCGGCCGAAGGCTACGAGGACGACGGCGCCGGCCCGATGACCGGCGAGTTCGAGAAGGTCGACGTCCGGCAGTTCCGGCTGCGGCGGCGGGCGATCATCGTGGCGCGGCGGCGCCGGCTGCTGTTCTTCTGCGCGCTGCTGGTGGTGGCCTCCGTCGTCACGGCCGCGGTGCAGATGATCCCGTGGTGGGGGGTGGCGCCGTCCGTGCTGGTGACGGCGGGCTACCTGTGCTCGCTGCGGGTCGCCGTCCACGTGGACCGGGAGCGCCGCGAACGCGCCCGCCAGGCGCGCGCCGCCGAACGCCAGCGCCGCGCCCGCCAGCGCCGCCAGGTCGTCGAGGAGCCGTCGGCCGAGGTGGTCGAGCTCGCGGCGCTGCACGAGGACGTCCTGTTCGACCAGTACGCGGAGCCGCCCAGGCGGGCCGTGGGGGACTGA
- a CDS encoding GNAT family N-acetyltransferase, whose protein sequence is MSVVDRLRGWPVNLNEGPVGLRPLRLGDVRVWRETRLRNADWLRPWEPSNPETPLFRTGLGPYVSMVGTLRREARQGLALPWVVTYEGRFAGQLTVGAIVWGSARSAQVGYWIDGKMAGRGITPTALAMAVDHCFFTTGLHRLEANIRPENHASRRVVEKLGFREEGIRRRQLHIDGAWRDHICYALTVEDVPGGLLVQWRRARESAARGGSSVEEV, encoded by the coding sequence ATGAGTGTTGTGGATCGACTTCGTGGCTGGCCGGTGAACCTCAACGAAGGGCCGGTGGGCCTCCGGCCGCTGCGGTTGGGCGACGTACGCGTGTGGCGCGAGACCAGGCTGCGCAACGCCGACTGGCTGCGTCCCTGGGAGCCGAGCAACCCGGAGACGCCGCTGTTCAGGACGGGGCTCGGTCCGTACGTGTCCATGGTCGGCACGCTGCGGCGGGAGGCGCGGCAGGGGCTCGCGCTGCCGTGGGTGGTCACGTACGAGGGGCGCTTCGCGGGGCAGCTCACCGTGGGCGCCATCGTGTGGGGATCCGCCCGTTCTGCCCAGGTCGGATACTGGATCGACGGCAAGATGGCCGGCCGCGGGATCACCCCCACCGCCCTCGCCATGGCCGTCGACCACTGCTTTTTCACCACCGGTTTGCATCGGCTGGAGGCGAACATCCGCCCCGAGAACCACGCCAGCCGTAGGGTGGTTGAGAAACTCGGATTCAGGGAAGAAGGCATTCGGCGTCGCCAACTCCACATCGACGGAGCCTGGCGCGACCACATCTGCTACGCGCTGACCGTCGAGGACGTACCCGGCGGGCTGCTCGTGCAGTGGCGTCGCGCGCGCGAGTCAGCGGCTCGCGGGGGGTCCTCCGTCGAAGAGGTTTGA
- a CDS encoding MogA/MoaB family molybdenum cofactor biosynthesis protein: MIIRALVITVSNRASAGIYEDKSGPLLVRLLRDEAGCDVVDGPVVVPDGEPVEMALRDGVLGGYEVVVTTGGTGLTPMDLTPEMTARVISREIPGIAEAIRQANREKVPTSILSRGLAGQAGDTLVVNLPGSSGGVRDGVAVLAPILRHAVEQIRGGDHPR; this comes from the coding sequence ATGATCATACGGGCACTGGTGATCACGGTGTCGAACCGGGCGTCGGCCGGGATTTATGAGGATAAATCCGGGCCGCTGCTCGTCCGGTTGTTGCGCGACGAGGCCGGCTGCGACGTCGTCGACGGCCCCGTCGTGGTGCCCGACGGCGAGCCCGTGGAGATGGCGCTGCGCGACGGGGTCCTCGGCGGCTACGAGGTCGTCGTGACCACCGGAGGCACCGGGCTGACGCCGATGGACCTCACGCCCGAGATGACCGCCCGGGTGATCTCCCGGGAGATACCGGGCATCGCCGAGGCCATCAGGCAGGCGAACCGCGAGAAGGTGCCCACGTCCATCCTGTCGCGCGGGCTCGCCGGACAGGCGGGCGACACGCTCGTGGTCAACCTGCCCGGCTCGTCCGGCGGCGTACGGGACGGCGTCGCCGTGCTCGCCCCGATCCTGCGGCACGCCGTCGAGCAGATCCGGGGCGGAGATCACCCGCGCTGA
- the moaC gene encoding cyclic pyranopterin monophosphate synthase MoaC has protein sequence MSGLTHVDESGAARMVDVSAKDVSARSAVATGRVLLSAETVELLRSGEVPKGDALGVARIAGIMGAKRTPDLIPLCHPIALHGVKVTLDVEDWGVAITCRVKTADRTGVEMEALTAVSVAALALIDMVKAVDPAAVITDVRVEEKLGGKTGRWTREQPE, from the coding sequence GTGAGCGGCCTGACCCATGTCGACGAGAGCGGAGCCGCCCGCATGGTGGACGTCTCCGCCAAGGACGTCTCCGCGCGCAGCGCCGTCGCGACCGGCCGGGTGCTGCTGTCGGCCGAGACCGTCGAGCTGCTGCGCTCGGGCGAGGTGCCCAAGGGCGACGCGCTCGGCGTCGCGCGGATCGCGGGGATCATGGGGGCGAAACGTACGCCGGACCTGATCCCGCTCTGCCATCCGATCGCGCTGCACGGCGTCAAGGTCACGCTGGACGTCGAGGACTGGGGGGTCGCGATCACGTGCCGGGTGAAGACGGCCGACCGCACCGGCGTGGAGATGGAGGCGCTGACGGCGGTGTCGGTGGCGGCGCTGGCGTTGATCGACATGGTCAAGGCCGTTGACCCGGCCGCGGTGATCACCGACGTGCGGGTGGAGGAAAAGCTGGGCGGCAAGACCGGCCGGTGGACGCGGGAGCAGCCGGAATGA
- the glp gene encoding molybdotransferase-like divisome protein Glp, whose translation MKPVEAHLADILATVRPLAPIELDVEQALGATLAEEVSSPVPLPPFDNSAMDGYAVRAVDISDVPVTLPVIDDVAAGSDELRAVGPGHAVRIMTGAPLPAGADAVVPVEWTDGGTVSVRIDRSARPGNAIRRAGEDVQAGEVVLKPGTLIGAAQLGIIAGVGRRRVLARPRPRVVVIATGAELVEPGGQLGPGQIWDSNSFTLAAAVREAGGEAFRAGAVGDDPAVLLDRLDTDLVRADAIITSGGVSMGAYEPVKEALSPLGTVRFEKVAMQPGMPQGFGVLGDDQVPIFALPGNPVSSFVSFVLFVRPALDKMRGLPARMPETVAAYVTGALRSPAGRRSYLRGVLAADGTVSPVHGQGSHQLAALASANALIVVPEDVTEVPGGAQVEVIRL comes from the coding sequence CTGAAGCCGGTGGAGGCGCATCTGGCGGACATCCTGGCCACCGTGCGCCCGCTGGCGCCCATCGAGCTCGACGTGGAGCAGGCGCTGGGGGCGACGCTGGCCGAGGAGGTGTCCTCGCCGGTTCCGCTGCCGCCGTTCGACAATTCGGCCATGGACGGCTATGCCGTTCGGGCTGTTGATATATCCGACGTTCCGGTGACATTGCCGGTGATCGACGACGTCGCGGCCGGGTCCGACGAGCTGCGTGCCGTCGGACCGGGTCACGCCGTCCGCATCATGACCGGAGCGCCGCTGCCGGCCGGTGCCGACGCCGTCGTGCCGGTGGAGTGGACGGACGGCGGGACGGTCTCCGTCCGCATCGACCGCTCCGCCCGGCCGGGCAACGCGATCCGCCGGGCCGGCGAGGACGTCCAGGCCGGCGAGGTCGTGCTCAAGCCGGGCACCCTCATCGGGGCCGCGCAGCTCGGCATCATCGCGGGAGTGGGACGGCGGCGGGTGCTGGCGCGCCCGCGGCCCCGGGTCGTGGTCATCGCCACCGGCGCCGAGCTGGTGGAGCCCGGCGGGCAGCTCGGCCCCGGCCAGATCTGGGACTCCAACAGCTTCACGCTGGCCGCCGCGGTGCGGGAGGCGGGCGGCGAGGCGTTCCGCGCCGGGGCGGTCGGCGACGATCCGGCCGTGCTGCTCGACCGGCTCGACACCGACCTGGTGCGGGCCGACGCCATCATCACCAGCGGCGGGGTGTCGATGGGCGCGTACGAGCCCGTCAAGGAGGCCCTGTCGCCGCTCGGCACGGTCCGCTTCGAGAAGGTGGCGATGCAGCCCGGCATGCCGCAGGGGTTCGGCGTGCTGGGGGACGACCAGGTGCCGATCTTCGCGCTGCCCGGCAATCCGGTGTCGTCGTTCGTGTCGTTCGTGCTGTTCGTCCGGCCGGCTCTGGACAAGATGCGCGGGCTGCCGGCGCGGATGCCGGAGACGGTCGCCGCGTACGTCACCGGGGCGCTGCGCTCGCCCGCGGGGCGGCGGTCGTACCTGCGGGGCGTGCTCGCCGCCGACGGCACGGTGTCGCCGGTCCACGGGCAGGGCTCGCACCAGCTCGCCGCGCTGGCCTCGGCCAACGCGCTGATCGTGGTGCCCGAGGACGTGACCGAGGTGCCCGGCGGGGCCCAGGTGGAGGTGATCCGGCTGTGA
- the galU gene encoding UTP--glucose-1-phosphate uridylyltransferase GalU: MADFDPVTKAVVPAAGLGTRFLPATKATPKEMLPIVDKPAIQYVVEEAASAGLLDVLMVTGKNKRSIEDHFDRAFELEEVLEAKGDEHRLSQVREPASLATLHYVRQGEPKGLGHAVLCAKQHVGDHPFACLLGDDLIDRRDHLLQRMIEVRDTYGGSVIALMEVPKEQVSLYGVATIEATAEDDVVRVTDLVEKPPADEAPSNWAIIGRYVIDPAVFEVLENTEPGRGGEIQLTDALRTLAGRGSEEGGPVHGVLFRGRRYDTGDKLDYLRTVVKFAADREDLASEFVPWLREFLDEVG; encoded by the coding sequence ATGGCTGACTTCGACCCTGTGACGAAAGCCGTCGTGCCCGCCGCGGGTCTGGGCACCCGGTTCCTTCCGGCGACCAAGGCGACACCCAAGGAGATGTTGCCCATCGTCGACAAGCCCGCGATCCAGTATGTCGTCGAGGAGGCCGCCTCCGCCGGGCTCCTGGACGTCTTGATGGTCACCGGCAAGAACAAGCGCTCGATCGAGGACCACTTCGACCGCGCGTTCGAGCTGGAGGAGGTCCTTGAGGCCAAGGGCGATGAGCACCGGTTGTCCCAGGTCCGCGAGCCGGCGTCCCTGGCCACGCTGCACTACGTGCGACAGGGCGAGCCCAAGGGCCTCGGCCACGCCGTGCTCTGCGCCAAGCAGCACGTGGGCGACCACCCGTTCGCCTGCCTGCTCGGTGACGACCTCATCGACCGCCGTGACCACCTGCTCCAGCGCATGATCGAGGTACGCGACACGTACGGCGGCAGCGTGATCGCCCTGATGGAGGTGCCGAAGGAGCAGGTCTCCCTGTACGGCGTGGCGACCATCGAGGCCACGGCCGAGGACGACGTCGTCAGGGTGACCGACCTCGTGGAGAAGCCGCCGGCCGACGAGGCGCCGTCCAACTGGGCCATCATCGGGCGTTACGTCATCGACCCGGCCGTGTTCGAGGTGCTGGAGAACACCGAGCCGGGGCGTGGCGGCGAGATCCAGCTCACCGACGCGCTGCGCACGCTGGCGGGGCGCGGCTCGGAGGAGGGCGGCCCGGTGCACGGGGTGCTGTTCCGCGGCCGGCGTTACGACACCGGCGACAAGCTGGACTATCTGCGGACGGTGGTGAAGTTCGCGGCGGATCGGGAGGATCTGGCGTCGGAGTTCGTGCCGTGGCTGCGGGAGTTCCTCGATGAGGTCGGCTGA
- a CDS encoding 5-formyltetrahydrofolate cyclo-ligase has product MNKTNLRRQVNAARASLSPEQLRANAIKTRETLLDQPWVQMAGLVACYWSTGVEPETHGLVFALWKHGATVMLPVLRADNDLDWAVYDGPDTLAPGRYGLMEPVDTRRGVDAVRTAALVIVPALAVARKSGVRLGRGGGSYDRALARVGPNVPTVALLHSGELLDDVPAEPHDQPVRFAMTPEGLTTLM; this is encoded by the coding sequence GTGAACAAGACGAACCTCCGTCGTCAGGTGAATGCGGCGCGCGCCTCCCTCTCCCCGGAGCAACTGCGCGCAAACGCCATCAAGACCCGCGAAACGCTGCTCGACCAGCCGTGGGTCCAAATGGCCGGATTGGTGGCCTGCTACTGGTCGACGGGGGTGGAGCCGGAGACGCACGGGCTCGTGTTCGCTCTCTGGAAACATGGAGCCACCGTCATGCTGCCGGTCCTGCGTGCCGACAATGACCTGGATTGGGCGGTGTACGACGGGCCGGACACCCTCGCGCCCGGCCGCTACGGGCTCATGGAGCCGGTGGACACCCGCCGCGGCGTCGACGCCGTCCGCACCGCCGCGCTCGTGATCGTGCCCGCGCTGGCCGTCGCCCGCAAGAGCGGCGTGCGCCTCGGCCGCGGCGGCGGCTCCTACGACCGCGCCCTGGCCCGGGTCGGCCCGAACGTCCCCACCGTGGCCCTGCTGCACTCCGGCGAGCTGCTCGACGACGTGCCCGCCGAGCCGCACGACCAGCCGGTCCGCTTTGCGATGACCCCCGAAGGACTCACTACTCTTATGTGA